One Desulfovibrio aminophilus genomic region harbors:
- the thrC gene encoding threonine synthase has translation MKPHFPTYRGVMEYHCLGCGKTYGIDELLYTCPECGGVFLLRDTTFDSLKKTSGREWREIFDARAASKDPALRGIFRFYELMAPVLEPEDIVCLGEGNTPIVESSPALREITGLRTAYKNDGQNPSASFKDRGMACAFSYLRHCIRRQGWDQVLTVCASTGDTSASAALYAAYVGGPIKSVVLLPHGKVTPQQLAQPLGSGAIVLEVPGVFDDCMKVVEYLADNYRVALLNSKNAWRILGQESYAFEVAQWYGWDMAGKCVFVPIGNAGNITAVMAGFLKLLDLGIIETLPRIFGVQSHHADPVYRYYAVDDPAKRTYAPVPVTPSVAQAAMIGNPVSFPRVKHFAERYEALGGENSFQVVQVTEQAIIEGMLLANRHGHIACTQGGECLAGARRAKELGLVSAGESCILDATAHHLKFVGFQQQYFENTFPPEFGITPDPALANRPELILQPGDKAALSPEEYTAKAAANVVRRLGLTKR, from the coding sequence ATGAAACCGCACTTTCCCACCTACCGCGGCGTCATGGAATACCACTGCCTGGGCTGCGGCAAGACCTACGGCATCGACGAGCTGCTCTACACCTGTCCCGAATGCGGCGGCGTCTTCCTGCTGCGCGACACGACCTTCGACAGCCTGAAGAAGACCTCCGGCCGGGAATGGCGGGAGATATTCGACGCCCGCGCGGCCTCCAAGGATCCGGCCCTGCGCGGCATCTTCCGCTTCTACGAACTCATGGCCCCGGTGCTGGAGCCCGAGGACATCGTCTGCCTGGGCGAGGGCAACACGCCCATCGTGGAGTCCAGCCCGGCCCTGCGGGAGATCACCGGGCTGCGCACGGCCTACAAGAACGACGGCCAGAACCCGAGCGCGTCCTTCAAGGACCGGGGCATGGCCTGCGCCTTCAGCTACCTGCGCCACTGCATCCGCCGCCAGGGCTGGGACCAGGTGCTCACGGTCTGCGCCTCCACGGGCGACACCTCGGCCTCGGCGGCCCTCTACGCGGCCTACGTCGGCGGCCCGATCAAGAGCGTGGTCCTCCTACCCCACGGCAAGGTCACGCCCCAGCAATTGGCCCAGCCCCTGGGCAGCGGAGCCATCGTCCTGGAGGTCCCGGGGGTCTTCGACGACTGCATGAAGGTGGTCGAGTACCTGGCCGACAACTACCGCGTGGCCCTGCTCAACTCCAAGAACGCCTGGCGCATCCTGGGCCAGGAGTCCTACGCCTTCGAGGTGGCCCAGTGGTACGGCTGGGACATGGCCGGGAAGTGCGTCTTCGTGCCCATCGGCAACGCGGGCAACATCACGGCGGTCATGGCCGGGTTCCTCAAGCTCCTGGACCTGGGGATCATCGAGACCCTGCCGCGCATCTTCGGCGTGCAGTCGCACCACGCGGACCCGGTCTACCGCTACTACGCCGTGGACGACCCGGCCAAGCGGACCTACGCGCCCGTGCCCGTGACCCCGAGCGTGGCCCAGGCGGCCATGATCGGCAACCCGGTCTCCTTCCCCCGCGTGAAGCACTTCGCCGAGCGCTACGAGGCCCTGGGCGGGGAGAACTCCTTCCAGGTGGTCCAGGTCACGGAACAGGCCATCATCGAGGGCATGCTCCTGGCCAACCGCCACGGCCACATCGCCTGCACCCAGGGCGGCGAATGCCTGGCGGGCGCGCGCCGAGCCAAGGAACTCGGCCTGGTTTCGGCCGGTGAGTCCTGCATCCTGGACGCAACTGCCCACCACCTCAAGTTCGTGGGCTTCCAGCAGCAGTACTTCGAGAACACCTTCCCGCCGGAGTTCGGCATCACGCCCGACCCGGCCCTGGCCAACCGGCCCGAGCTGATCCTCCAGCCCGGGGACAAGGCCGCCCTGAGCCCGGAGGAATACACGGCCAAGGCCGCCGCCAATGTGGTCCGCCGCCTGGGCCTGACGAAACGCTGA
- a CDS encoding TlyA family RNA methyltransferase, whose protein sequence is MAARERADQLLALRGLAESREKAKRLVMAGQAFVIERGQKTPIAKPGQMLPADAELLVEGVERFVSRGGFKLLTAIERLGLDPSGMVCLDAGASTGGFTDCLLQHGALRVYAADVGYGQLHWKLRQDPRVVVLERVNLKEPPDDLLPEPVDCITADVSFISVTRVLQGCLRFLKPGGVAAVLVKPQFELGPGRTDKGVVRDEADRQEAVDAVLRFCSEQLGLACLGTAPAGLQGPKGNQEYLVLLKRLGSQELPE, encoded by the coding sequence ATGGCCGCGCGGGAGCGGGCCGACCAGCTCCTGGCGCTGCGGGGCCTGGCCGAAAGCCGCGAGAAGGCCAAGCGCCTCGTCATGGCGGGCCAGGCCTTCGTCATCGAACGCGGGCAGAAGACGCCCATCGCCAAGCCCGGCCAGATGCTCCCGGCCGACGCCGAACTCCTGGTCGAGGGCGTGGAGCGCTTCGTCAGCCGGGGCGGCTTCAAGCTGCTCACGGCCATCGAGCGCCTGGGCCTCGATCCCTCGGGCATGGTCTGCCTGGACGCCGGGGCCTCCACCGGCGGCTTCACCGACTGCCTGCTCCAGCACGGCGCGCTGCGCGTCTACGCCGCCGACGTGGGCTACGGCCAGCTGCACTGGAAGCTGCGCCAGGATCCGCGCGTGGTGGTCCTGGAACGGGTCAACCTCAAGGAGCCGCCGGACGACCTCCTGCCCGAGCCCGTGGACTGCATCACCGCCGACGTGTCCTTCATCTCCGTGACCCGCGTGCTGCAAGGCTGCCTGCGTTTCCTCAAGCCCGGCGGGGTGGCCGCCGTCCTCGTCAAGCCGCAGTTCGAGCTGGGCCCGGGCCGCACCGACAAGGGCGTGGTGCGCGACGAGGCGGACCGGCAAGAGGCCGTGGACGCGGTGCTGCGCTTCTGTTCGGAGCAGCTCGGCCTGGCCTGCCTCGGAACGGCTCCGGCCGGCCTCCAGGGCCCGAAGGGCAACCAGGAATATCTCGTCCTGCTCAAAAGGCTTGGCAGTCAGGAGCTTCCAGAGTAG
- a CDS encoding phenylacetate--CoA ligase family protein — MFYTAEETLPRADLLRLQAERLRAVVENAVNSPFYKEHLAKAGVRPEDIKSVDDVRRLPFTTKNDLRANYPHGLLCRPLDEFVRLHASSGTTGSPTAIFYTQPDLDRWADLMARSMYSAGMRRGDIFQNMSGYGLFTGGLGIHYGAEKLGCLTIPAGAGNSKRQVKLIRDFGVTAVHIIPSYALYFGAFLKSEGIDPADLKWRIALIGAEPHTEEVRRRVEELLHLKAYNSYGLSEMNGPGVAFECERQNGMHLWEDSYLAEIVDPETGEHVAEGEVGELVMTTLTREGMPILRYRTRDLTRFLPGECACGRTHRRIDRITGRADDMLIIKGVNIYPMQVEQALMCLPEVGQNYVIELFTEEFIDQMRVKVEIKEEYFVEDMRALQKLQKRIADRLRDELLITPRVELVQHDSIPKGEGKAKRVLDLRNA, encoded by the coding sequence ATGTTCTACACTGCGGAGGAGACCCTGCCCCGCGCGGACCTGCTTCGCCTCCAGGCCGAGCGCCTGCGGGCCGTGGTGGAAAACGCCGTCAATTCCCCGTTCTACAAGGAGCACCTCGCCAAGGCCGGTGTCCGTCCCGAGGACATCAAGAGCGTGGACGACGTGCGCCGCCTGCCCTTCACCACCAAGAACGACCTGCGCGCGAACTATCCCCACGGCCTGCTCTGCCGCCCCCTGGACGAGTTCGTACGGCTGCATGCCTCCTCCGGCACCACCGGGTCGCCCACGGCCATCTTCTACACCCAGCCCGACCTGGACCGCTGGGCCGACCTCATGGCCCGCAGCATGTATTCCGCCGGGATGCGCCGGGGCGACATCTTCCAGAACATGAGCGGCTACGGCCTGTTCACCGGCGGCCTGGGCATCCACTACGGGGCCGAGAAGCTCGGCTGCCTGACCATCCCGGCCGGAGCAGGCAACTCCAAGCGCCAGGTCAAGCTCATCCGCGACTTCGGCGTCACGGCCGTGCACATCATCCCCTCCTACGCCCTGTACTTCGGGGCCTTCCTCAAGTCCGAGGGCATCGACCCGGCGGATCTCAAGTGGCGCATCGCGCTCATCGGCGCGGAGCCCCACACCGAGGAGGTGCGCCGCCGCGTGGAGGAACTGCTCCACCTCAAGGCCTACAACTCCTATGGCCTCTCCGAGATGAACGGCCCGGGCGTGGCCTTCGAGTGCGAACGCCAGAACGGCATGCACCTCTGGGAGGACTCCTACCTGGCGGAGATCGTCGATCCCGAGACCGGCGAGCACGTGGCCGAGGGCGAAGTTGGCGAGCTGGTCATGACCACCCTGACCCGCGAGGGCATGCCCATCCTGCGCTACCGCACCCGGGACCTGACCCGCTTCCTGCCCGGCGAATGCGCCTGCGGCCGGACCCACCGCCGCATCGACCGGATCACCGGCCGGGCCGACGACATGCTCATCATCAAGGGCGTGAACATCTATCCCATGCAGGTGGAGCAGGCCCTCATGTGTCTGCCCGAGGTGGGCCAGAACTACGTCATCGAGCTCTTCACCGAGGAATTCATCGACCAGATGCGCGTCAAGGTGGAGATCAAGGAAGAATACTTCGTGGAAGACATGCGCGCCCTGCAGAAGCTCCAGAAGCGCATCGCCGACCGGCTGCGCGACGAACTGCTCATCACGCCCCGGGTGGAGCTCGTGCAGCACGACTCCATTCCCAAGGGCGAGGGCAAGGCCAAGCGCGTGCTGGACCTGAGGAACGCCTGA
- the rplI gene encoding 50S ribosomal protein L9, whose product MKLILRADVEALGRLGQIVTVKPGYGRNYLVPQGLAMPATEANLKQFELERKKLQAKADKLRTGAADVAERINGVALTIAVRVGENDKLYGSVTSANIADVLASEKGIEIDRRKIVLAEAIRALGEYEIEVKLHPDVHAAIKLSVVREGHVAEEPEQSAPETTDEQRTEGNDQQA is encoded by the coding sequence ATGAAACTCATTCTGCGTGCCGACGTGGAGGCCCTCGGCCGCCTCGGTCAGATCGTCACCGTCAAGCCCGGCTACGGCCGCAACTACCTGGTGCCCCAGGGCTTGGCCATGCCCGCCACCGAGGCGAACCTGAAGCAGTTCGAACTGGAGCGCAAGAAGCTCCAGGCCAAGGCCGACAAGCTGCGCACCGGCGCGGCCGACGTGGCCGAGCGCATCAACGGCGTGGCCCTGACCATCGCCGTGCGCGTGGGCGAGAACGACAAGCTCTACGGCTCCGTGACCTCGGCCAACATCGCCGACGTCCTGGCCTCCGAGAAGGGCATCGAGATCGACCGCCGCAAGATCGTCCTGGCCGAAGCCATCCGCGCCTTGGGCGAGTACGAGATCGAGGTCAAGCTGCACCCCGACGTCCACGCCGCCATCAAGCTCTCCGTGGTTCGTGAAGGCCATGTTGCCGAGGAGCCGGAGCAGTCCGCTCCCGAGACGACCGATGAACAGCGGACGGAAGGAAACGACCAGCAGGCCTAG
- a CDS encoding DUF456 domain-containing protein: MDHVWAALFLSLVTAVQFLHVFGLPANWVALTLLAAWTWLHPAQPGGMTWLFMGLLLALTLAGEAAEFAAQAHGARKYGASAKGNLGGIVGAIAGAILGAPFLFGLGALAGSLAGAFAGCLLIELIQGKDFPAARRAATGAFWGKALGTTLKMSLGAVMVILSMPRVWP, encoded by the coding sequence ATGGACCATGTCTGGGCCGCGCTCTTCCTCTCCCTGGTCACGGCCGTGCAGTTCCTGCACGTCTTCGGCCTGCCCGCCAACTGGGTGGCCCTGACGCTGCTGGCCGCCTGGACCTGGCTGCATCCGGCCCAGCCCGGCGGCATGACCTGGCTGTTCATGGGCCTGCTCCTGGCCCTGACCCTGGCGGGAGAGGCCGCCGAGTTCGCGGCCCAGGCCCACGGCGCGCGCAAGTACGGCGCCAGCGCCAAGGGCAACCTGGGCGGCATCGTCGGGGCCATCGCCGGGGCGATCCTGGGGGCCCCCTTCCTCTTCGGCCTGGGCGCGCTCGCCGGCTCCCTGGCCGGGGCCTTCGCCGGCTGCCTGCTCATCGAACTCATCCAGGGCAAGGACTTCCCGGCGGCCCGGCGCGCGGCCACGGGCGCTTTCTGGGGCAAGGCCCTGGGCACCACCCTGAAAATGAGCCTGGGCGCGGTCATGGTCATCCTGAGCATGCCGCGCGTCTGGCCCTAA
- the rpsR gene encoding 30S ribosomal protein S18, whose protein sequence is MAFRKKFTPRKKFCRFCADKNLPLDYKRADILRDYITERGKIIARRITGTCAKHQRQLTTEIKRARQMALLFYTTVHSTDVKKRTL, encoded by the coding sequence ATGGCATTCCGCAAGAAGTTCACCCCCCGCAAGAAGTTCTGCCGCTTCTGCGCGGACAAGAACCTGCCCCTGGACTACAAGCGCGCCGACATCCTTCGGGACTACATCACCGAGCGCGGCAAGATCATCGCCCGCCGCATCACCGGCACCTGCGCCAAGCACCAGCGGCAGCTGACCACTGAAATCAAGCGCGCCCGCCAGATGGCGCTGCTCTTCTACACCACCGTGCACAGCACGGACGTGAAGAAGCGTACCCTGTAG
- a CDS encoding enoyl-ACP reductase, giving the protein MLLQGKRALVFGVANDKSIAYGIAEAFKKNGARLAFSYVNEAIQKRVEPINEALGGEFVFPCDVTDDASISASVDMVREKWGGVDVLVHSVAFANRDDLKGRYIETSRDGFKLALDISAFSLVALCRAYEELLSPDASVLTMTYHGSTQVVTNYNVMGVAKAALEASVRYLAADLGQKGVRINAVSAGPIKTLASSGISGFKSILAHVEEHAPLHRNVTTEDVGNTALFLASPLAAGITGEVLYVDSGFSIMGI; this is encoded by the coding sequence ATGCTTCTGCAAGGAAAGAGGGCCCTCGTCTTCGGAGTGGCCAACGACAAGAGCATCGCCTACGGCATCGCCGAGGCGTTCAAGAAGAACGGCGCCCGCCTGGCCTTCAGCTATGTGAACGAGGCCATCCAGAAGCGGGTCGAGCCCATCAACGAGGCTCTGGGCGGCGAATTCGTCTTCCCCTGCGACGTGACCGACGACGCGAGCATCAGCGCCTCGGTGGACATGGTGCGCGAAAAATGGGGCGGCGTGGACGTGCTCGTGCACTCCGTGGCCTTCGCCAACCGCGACGACCTCAAGGGCCGCTACATCGAGACCTCCCGCGACGGCTTCAAGCTGGCCCTGGACATCTCGGCCTTCTCCCTGGTGGCCCTCTGCCGGGCCTACGAGGAACTGCTGAGCCCCGACGCCTCGGTCCTGACCATGACCTATCACGGCTCCACCCAGGTGGTGACCAACTACAACGTCATGGGCGTGGCCAAGGCCGCCCTGGAGGCCAGCGTGCGCTACCTGGCCGCCGACCTGGGCCAAAAGGGCGTGCGCATCAACGCCGTCAGCGCCGGGCCGATCAAGACCCTGGCCTCCTCGGGCATCTCCGGCTTCAAGAGCATCCTGGCCCACGTGGAGGAGCACGCCCCGCTGCACCGCAACGTGACCACCGAGGATGTCGGCAACACGGCTTTGTTCCTCGCCTCCCCCCTGGCCGCCGGAATCACCGGGGAAGTGCTCTACGTGGACTCCGGCTTCAGCATCATGGGGATCTGA
- the dnaB gene encoding replicative DNA helicase, with product MNSGRKETTSRPRGRDRNPSGEAQPRASSDLLRKVPPQNLEAEQAVLGGVFLKNSLFNSLVDLVGPDDFYSPAHAAIFQCFIDLYNLNRPIDLVTVTDALKQSGELDQVGGPVYLAELADSPVSAANALHHARIVRDKSVLRRLIDVSSGIISECYEARDVDALLDASEKQIFEIAEAKAQSTYMASKDLVHRVFDQLEQRYENKSAVTGIATTYVRFDEMTSGLQNSDLIIVAGRPSMGKTAFALNLALRAAVKSEVPTAVFSLEMSMEQLMTRLLACQGMVELSRLRSGFIEDSDWAKLQDAADVLGKAPIFIDDTPALSTLELRARCRRLKAEHKLGLVVIDYLQLMRSSRNIDSREQEISDISRNLKALAKELNIPVIALSQLNRKVEERTNKRPMLSDLRESGAIEQDADVIIFLYRDEFYNKKDDNPKAGIAEIIIGKQRNGPVGEVELAFLKKYTAFENLSATPYPSESPYE from the coding sequence ATGAACAGCGGACGGAAGGAAACGACCAGCAGGCCTAGGGGCCGCGACAGAAATCCATCGGGGGAGGCCCAGCCCAGGGCCTCCTCCGATCTCCTGCGCAAGGTCCCCCCCCAGAACCTGGAAGCCGAACAGGCGGTTCTGGGGGGTGTCTTTTTGAAGAACAGCCTCTTCAACTCCCTGGTGGACCTCGTCGGTCCCGACGACTTCTACTCCCCGGCCCACGCGGCCATCTTCCAGTGCTTCATCGACCTCTATAACCTGAACAGGCCCATCGACCTGGTCACGGTCACGGACGCCCTCAAGCAGTCCGGCGAGCTGGACCAGGTGGGCGGCCCGGTCTATCTGGCCGAGCTGGCCGACTCCCCGGTGAGCGCGGCCAACGCCCTGCACCACGCGCGCATCGTGCGCGACAAGTCCGTGCTGCGCCGCCTCATCGACGTCTCCAGCGGGATCATCTCCGAGTGCTACGAGGCCCGGGACGTGGACGCCCTGCTGGACGCCTCGGAGAAGCAGATCTTCGAGATCGCCGAGGCCAAGGCCCAGAGCACCTACATGGCCTCAAAGGACCTGGTGCACAGGGTCTTCGACCAGCTCGAGCAACGCTACGAGAACAAGTCCGCGGTCACGGGCATCGCCACCACCTACGTGCGCTTCGACGAGATGACCTCGGGCCTGCAGAACTCCGACCTGATCATCGTCGCGGGCCGCCCGAGCATGGGCAAGACGGCCTTCGCCCTGAATCTCGCCCTGCGCGCGGCGGTCAAGTCCGAGGTGCCAACGGCGGTCTTCTCCCTGGAAATGAGCATGGAACAGCTCATGACCCGTCTCCTGGCCTGCCAGGGCATGGTCGAGTTGTCCCGCCTGCGCAGCGGCTTCATCGAGGACTCGGACTGGGCCAAGCTCCAGGACGCCGCGGACGTGCTCGGCAAGGCGCCCATCTTCATCGACGACACCCCGGCGCTCTCCACCCTGGAACTGCGCGCCCGCTGCCGTCGCCTCAAGGCCGAGCACAAGCTCGGGCTGGTGGTCATCGACTACCTCCAGCTCATGCGCTCCAGCCGCAACATCGACTCGCGCGAGCAGGAAATTTCGGACATTTCGCGGAACCTGAAGGCCCTGGCCAAGGAGCTGAACATCCCGGTCATCGCCCTGTCCCAGCTCAACCGCAAGGTGGAGGAGCGCACGAACAAGCGCCCCATGCTCTCGGACCTGCGCGAATCCGGCGCCATCGAGCAGGACGCCGACGTGATCATCTTCCTGTACCGCGACGAATTCTACAACAAGAAGGACGACAACCCGAAGGCCGGCATCGCCGAGATCATCATCGGCAAGCAGCGCAACGGCCCGGTGGGTGAGGTGGAGCTGGCCTTCCTCAAGAAGTACACCGCGTTCGAGAACCTGAGCGCCACGCCCTACCCGTCCGAGTCGCCCTACGAATAA
- the rpsF gene encoding 30S ribosomal protein S6 codes for MSQTYETLVLLSPELAEENRKTLIDNLSAIVDREGGKVNVVDDWGIRTLAYPVQKQTRGYYVRLEYAGPGPLVAELERNIRITDGIFKFVTVRLSDTTAA; via the coding sequence ATGTCTCAGACCTACGAGACGCTGGTTCTTCTCTCGCCCGAGCTGGCCGAGGAGAACCGCAAGACGCTCATCGACAACCTCTCCGCCATCGTGGACCGCGAGGGGGGCAAGGTGAACGTCGTCGACGATTGGGGAATCCGCACCCTGGCCTATCCGGTCCAGAAGCAGACCCGTGGCTACTATGTGCGCCTGGAGTATGCCGGCCCCGGCCCGCTCGTCGCGGAGCTGGAGCGCAACATCCGCATCACCGACGGCATCTTCAAGTTCGTCACCGTCCGCCTGTCGGACACGACCGCGGCGTAA
- a CDS encoding DMT family transporter: MIRGMVYSVISAICYGMMAIMAKLGFAAGMDTWGMLQHRFAFGALILAVVLLIRNPAALRPSPRLLAKAALLGCVFYVLQSVLFFMALERIPASTTALVFYFYPVAVTLLSALIFRLRIDRCVVASLTLVMLGCALVFYDAFLKGLSGAGVFYALVSMLLFSAYLIAVQLLLKNEEPLQATFFVVLFAALAFTVINGPGTIFQLNTFERLGIGLSLGIVPTALAISLLYLAIEKIGSAWTSIFSTFEPVATLAAAGLILGEQVVALQLFGVVFIVAGIILPNARMLTARKAMGTKTA; this comes from the coding sequence ATGATCCGGGGAATGGTCTATTCCGTCATTTCGGCCATCTGCTACGGCATGATGGCCATCATGGCCAAGCTCGGCTTCGCCGCGGGCATGGACACCTGGGGCATGCTCCAGCACCGCTTCGCCTTCGGCGCGCTCATCCTGGCCGTGGTCCTGCTCATCCGCAATCCCGCCGCCCTGCGGCCGAGCCCCCGCCTTCTGGCCAAGGCCGCGCTGCTGGGCTGCGTGTTCTACGTCCTCCAGAGCGTGCTCTTCTTCATGGCCCTGGAGCGGATTCCGGCCTCCACCACGGCCCTGGTGTTCTATTTCTATCCCGTGGCCGTGACCCTGCTCTCGGCCCTGATCTTCCGACTGCGCATCGACCGCTGCGTCGTCGCCTCCCTCACCCTGGTCATGCTCGGCTGCGCCCTGGTCTTCTACGACGCCTTCCTCAAGGGGCTCTCGGGCGCGGGAGTGTTCTACGCCCTGGTCTCCATGCTCCTGTTCTCCGCCTATCTCATCGCGGTCCAGCTCCTGCTGAAAAACGAAGAGCCGCTCCAGGCCACCTTCTTCGTGGTCCTGTTCGCGGCCCTGGCCTTCACCGTGATCAACGGCCCGGGAACGATCTTCCAGCTGAACACCTTCGAGCGCCTGGGCATCGGCCTGAGCCTCGGCATCGTGCCCACGGCCCTGGCCATTTCCCTGCTCTACCTGGCCATCGAGAAGATCGGCAGCGCCTGGACCTCCATCTTCTCCACCTTCGAGCCGGTGGCCACCCTGGCGGCGGCCGGGCTGATCCTCGGCGAGCAGGTGGTGGCCCTGCAGCTCTTCGGCGTGGTCTTCATCGTGGCCGGAATCATCCTGCCCAACGCCCGCATGCTCACGGCCCGCAAGGCCATGGGGACGAAAACCGCCTGA